The following proteins come from a genomic window of Gemmatimonas sp.:
- a CDS encoding DegT/DnrJ/EryC1/StrS family aminotransferase gives MTRLTVTQPLLPPLEEFIPYLQRIWDSRILTNGGPLHQELEAALCTYLGVAHLSLFTNATTALMVAVQVLDLDGEVITTPFSFVAGAHALRQRNLEPVFVDVEPCTLNIDPHLIEAAITPRTSAIMAVHCYGNPCAIDAIQAVADRHRLKVLYDAAHAFGVRMQGRSILHAGALSVLSLHATKVFNTFEGGAIIAPDAATKARIDQLKNFAMKNETTIEEIGLNGKMSEVHAAFGLLQLRYVDDAIARRAAVARRYREALRDVPGIECLPDGAQDAPNHSYFPVRVRSPYPLTRDGLYEMLKSQEILARRYFYPLITDFAAYRDLPSADPCHLPVAVEAAREILCLPIYPALTDDEVSRVIDAVVQPLHRVPHRGEHASPC, from the coding sequence ATGACGCGCCTCACGGTCACGCAACCACTGCTGCCCCCGCTCGAGGAGTTCATTCCGTATCTGCAGCGGATATGGGACAGTCGGATCCTCACGAATGGCGGGCCACTCCATCAGGAGCTCGAAGCTGCGCTGTGTACGTACCTGGGGGTGGCACACCTGTCGCTCTTCACCAACGCCACAACGGCGCTGATGGTGGCTGTCCAGGTCCTCGATCTCGATGGTGAGGTGATCACCACGCCGTTCTCCTTCGTGGCCGGTGCCCACGCTTTGCGGCAGCGGAACCTCGAGCCGGTGTTCGTCGACGTGGAGCCATGCACGCTGAACATCGACCCCCATCTGATCGAAGCCGCCATCACGCCGCGGACCTCGGCGATCATGGCGGTGCACTGCTACGGGAATCCGTGCGCCATCGACGCCATCCAGGCCGTCGCCGATCGGCATCGGCTCAAGGTGCTCTACGATGCCGCGCACGCTTTCGGAGTGCGGATGCAGGGCCGGAGCATTCTCCACGCCGGTGCCCTGTCGGTCCTGAGCTTGCACGCCACGAAGGTGTTCAACACGTTCGAGGGCGGCGCGATCATCGCGCCCGATGCTGCCACGAAGGCGCGCATCGACCAGCTCAAGAACTTCGCCATGAAAAATGAAACGACCATTGAGGAGATCGGGCTCAACGGCAAGATGAGCGAAGTGCATGCCGCGTTCGGTCTGCTGCAGCTACGATACGTCGACGATGCCATCGCACGTCGTGCCGCAGTGGCCCGACGCTACCGCGAAGCGCTGCGCGATGTGCCGGGGATCGAATGTCTGCCCGACGGGGCTCAGGACGCTCCAAACCACTCGTACTTCCCCGTTCGCGTACGGTCACCCTACCCACTGACCCGTGACGGCCTGTACGAGATGCTGAAGTCGCAGGAGATCCTCGCGCGTCGGTACTTCTATCCGCTGATCACCGACTTCGCCGCCTACCGCGACCTGCCGAGCGCCGACCCGTGCCATCTGCCGGTGGCCGTCGAGGCGGCACGCGAGATTCTGTGCCTACCCATCTACCCGGCGCTTACCGACGACGAGGTGTCACGCGTGATCGATGCCGTCGTGCAACCGCTGCACCGCGTGCCACACCGCGGTGAGCACGCCAGCCCATGCTGA
- a CDS encoding FkbM family methyltransferase has protein sequence MPAGPGDVYFIGYPGWLFRFFAPRIFHAFGGRVAGVISDTFVRDHSHMLLWGQPCPLVTLQDALRRAESEPLTFVQFFETPDQFWALAGIERSANVQVTDFLDTLDRLGLPHTYVPVREEREWWARQSRERMECVAARFTDDRSRRTLAAKCAALATGDRRELFAVAIGTEHQYFNTMSSQWSLTPGTDAIYVDVGAAGGDTVEKFMSVVGGQFQAIEAFEPTETQFADLQRLASADPRIRVHQAAVGESSGSIGFFENTNNPFGSNAITLGETDTPRQVSCVRLDDVVEHCTLLKMDVEGFECRVLRGAERLIRASRPDLAVTCYHYPQDMFEILDTVLTMHDYRYVALRHFGLSLYDTTLFFSDHQSFA, from the coding sequence CTTCATCGGGTATCCGGGGTGGCTCTTCCGCTTCTTCGCGCCACGGATCTTCCATGCGTTCGGAGGGCGCGTTGCCGGAGTGATCAGCGACACCTTCGTGCGTGATCACTCGCACATGCTGTTGTGGGGGCAGCCATGCCCACTGGTCACCTTGCAGGACGCGCTCCGGCGCGCCGAGAGCGAACCGCTCACGTTCGTACAGTTTTTCGAGACCCCCGATCAATTCTGGGCGCTCGCGGGCATCGAGCGTTCCGCGAACGTACAGGTCACTGACTTCCTCGACACGCTCGACCGCCTTGGCCTTCCCCACACGTATGTTCCGGTGAGGGAGGAACGGGAATGGTGGGCACGGCAGAGTCGCGAGCGGATGGAGTGTGTGGCGGCCCGGTTCACTGATGATCGCTCACGACGGACGCTGGCAGCGAAGTGTGCGGCGCTCGCCACGGGGGATCGCCGCGAGCTGTTTGCCGTCGCGATCGGCACGGAGCACCAGTACTTCAACACGATGAGCTCGCAGTGGAGTCTCACGCCCGGGACTGACGCGATTTACGTGGATGTCGGGGCAGCGGGCGGAGACACGGTCGAGAAGTTCATGTCTGTTGTCGGGGGGCAGTTTCAGGCCATCGAAGCTTTCGAGCCGACCGAGACGCAGTTTGCGGACTTGCAGCGGTTGGCGAGTGCGGATCCCCGCATTCGAGTCCATCAGGCTGCGGTCGGCGAATCATCGGGATCGATCGGGTTCTTCGAGAACACGAACAATCCGTTCGGGAGCAATGCCATTACCCTCGGTGAGACGGACACGCCGAGGCAGGTGTCCTGTGTGCGGCTCGACGATGTGGTCGAGCACTGCACCCTTCTCAAGATGGACGTGGAAGGCTTCGAGTGTCGGGTGCTGCGCGGGGCGGAGCGTCTGATTCGGGCGTCGCGTCCGGACCTTGCCGTGACGTGCTACCACTATCCGCAGGACATGTTCGAGATTCTCGATACCGTGCTCACGATGCACGACTACCGGTACGTGGCGTTGCGCCACTTCGGCCTGAGCCTCTACGACACGACCCTGTTTTTCTCGGATCATCAATCGTTCGCCTAG
- a CDS encoding sugar phosphate nucleotidyltransferase: protein MMRYPLSVLLLSREVIGNDPVALVLGDNIFHGQGLTKLLARAARCSKGATIFGYHVTDPLRDGVTEPDARGRVLRPEEKPAVPRSNYAVTGLYFYDNSVVDRAADIQPSALGEVEITDLTRVYMERGDLRMPVMGRGMAWLDTGTSDSLCEAGSSVATLERRQGLKMRCPEEIAYRHGWMTVDPLLACAAPLEATEYGRYLVRLAHGPLAPSSLTAR from the coding sequence ATGATGCGTTATCCCCTATCGGTCCTCTTGCTTAGCCGTGAAGTCATCGGGAACGACCCCGTCGCGCTCGTCCTCGGCGACAACATCTTCCACGGGCAGGGGCTCACCAAGCTGCTCGCGCGCGCCGCGCGCTGCTCCAAGGGGGCCACGATCTTCGGCTATCACGTGACCGATCCGCTGCGCGACGGGGTGACGGAACCGGACGCGCGCGGCCGGGTGCTGCGCCCCGAGGAGAAGCCGGCGGTACCGCGATCGAACTACGCGGTGACCGGCTTGTATTTCTACGACAATAGCGTGGTGGACCGCGCGGCCGACATCCAACCGTCTGCCCTCGGCGAAGTGGAAATCACCGACCTCACTCGCGTGTACATGGAGCGTGGGGATCTGCGCATGCCGGTCATGGGACGCGGTATGGCCTGGCTCGACACTGGCACCTCCGACTCACTTTGCGAGGCCGGCTCGTCCGTGGCCACGCTCGAACGCCGTCAGGGGCTGAAGATGCGTTGTCCCGAAGAGATCGCCTACCGGCACGGGTGGATGACCGTCGATCCGTTGCTCGCCTGCGCGGCACCGCTCGAGGCGACCGAATACGGTCGGTATCTCGTGCGACTCGCGCACGGCCCGCTGGCACCGTCGAGCCTCACGGCAAGATGA